In Deinococcus sedimenti, a single genomic region encodes these proteins:
- a CDS encoding DegV family protein, with amino-acid sequence MTIAIVTDSTCDLTPELLAQIGVTGVPLYVLFDGKMHKDGLEITPQDIFTGLKAGKKTPSTSQPSPAEFATAYYAALQHADQVLSIHISGQMSGTVGSARLAAQEFGDKVTVVDSRSVSMGLGLRVLRAAELAHQGLSMTEMVRQLEAAASKADIRFTVDTLDFLRINGRIGGAQALLGSLLNIKPILVVKGGRVESGGRVRGHKKAMADLVDYVKKYVAQHGGARVAVMCTPGGEEYVKEVRAGLSGVAFEDMGDHQIGAVVATHAGPGTVGVTLEPVTV; translated from the coding sequence ATGACCATTGCGATCGTCACGGATTCCACGTGTGACCTGACGCCTGAGCTGCTCGCGCAGATCGGCGTGACCGGCGTGCCCCTGTACGTGCTGTTCGACGGCAAGATGCACAAGGACGGCCTGGAGATCACCCCGCAGGACATCTTCACGGGCCTCAAGGCGGGCAAGAAGACGCCCAGCACCAGCCAGCCCAGCCCGGCCGAGTTCGCCACCGCGTACTACGCCGCGCTGCAGCATGCCGATCAGGTGCTCAGCATCCACATCAGCGGACAGATGTCCGGCACGGTCGGCAGCGCCCGACTGGCCGCGCAGGAGTTCGGCGACAAGGTCACGGTCGTGGACAGCCGTTCGGTCAGCATGGGCCTGGGGTTGCGGGTCCTGCGCGCGGCGGAACTGGCCCACCAGGGCCTGAGCATGACCGAGATGGTGCGGCAACTGGAAGCCGCGGCCAGCAAGGCGGACATCCGCTTCACGGTGGACACCCTGGATTTCCTGCGCATCAACGGCCGCATCGGCGGCGCGCAGGCGCTGCTGGGCAGCCTGCTGAACATCAAGCCCATCCTGGTGGTCAAGGGCGGCCGCGTTGAATCGGGCGGGCGCGTGCGGGGCCACAAGAAAGCCATGGCCGACCTCGTCGACTACGTGAAGAAGTACGTCGCGCAGCACGGCGGGGCGCGCGTGGCGGTCATGTGCACCCCAGGCGGGGAAGAGTACGTCAAGGAGGTGCGTGCGGGCCTGTCCGGCGTGGCGTTCGAGGATATGGGCGACCATCAGATCGGGGCGGTCGTGGCCACTCACGCCGGGCCGGGCACGGTGGGCGTGACGCTGGAGCCCGTCACGGTCTGA
- a CDS encoding serine hydrolase: MILRREDQSALVQVDPLRDAAGCLRTAPRVGLAPPPPHHLSGQLGLWVAQVDPVTLRPVRAVASQPDRVFPLASTYKQAVLWALLRELDAGRVRANERFEVTRQNQSLGSYPFDGSSLRTLSERMIRNSDNTATDILHRRAGLDAVQDVADRLGLCRTRLILPTKAWWVAQSGLSATFNGTARWNDARGEEQRRLAALIDHDAQQYRADYVQRKLDGYFDTRADDSLDFQVYNLSTPYEFGTLVAQEFLRPDLSEASRRWHRDVMATGFGKSALTITHQNRVAYVGAKGGNGWQLLTYSGYVETTDGRHLVYVFMQHGADQPYTMPNTRRAFAWINAALKVILDGSDGSSAVQWLTLP, from the coding sequence GTGATCCTCCGACGCGAGGATCAGTCGGCCCTCGTGCAGGTGGACCCCCTGCGGGACGCTGCGGGCTGCCTGCGGACCGCGCCGCGCGTCGGTCTGGCCCCACCGCCGCCTCATCACCTGAGCGGGCAGCTGGGCTTGTGGGTGGCTCAGGTCGACCCGGTCACCCTGCGGCCCGTCCGGGCGGTCGCCAGCCAGCCAGACCGGGTGTTCCCCCTGGCGAGCACCTACAAACAGGCCGTGCTGTGGGCGCTGCTGCGCGAACTGGACGCCGGGCGGGTCCGGGCGAACGAACGATTTGAGGTTACCCGCCAGAACCAGTCGCTGGGCAGCTACCCGTTCGACGGGTCCAGCCTGCGCACCCTGAGCGAACGCATGATCCGCAACAGTGACAACACCGCCACCGACATCCTGCACCGCCGCGCCGGGCTGGACGCCGTGCAGGACGTGGCTGACCGCCTGGGACTGTGCCGAACGCGACTGATCCTGCCGACGAAGGCCTGGTGGGTCGCGCAGTCGGGCCTGTCCGCCACGTTCAACGGCACCGCCCGCTGGAACGACGCCCGCGGCGAGGAGCAGCGGCGTCTGGCCGCCCTGATCGACCACGACGCCCAGCAGTACCGGGCGGATTACGTGCAGCGCAAGTTGGACGGGTATTTCGACACCCGCGCGGACGACTCGCTGGATTTCCAGGTGTACAACCTGAGTACCCCATACGAGTTCGGCACCCTCGTCGCGCAGGAGTTCCTGAGACCCGATCTGTCCGAGGCGTCCCGCCGCTGGCACCGCGACGTGATGGCCACCGGATTCGGGAAGTCCGCCCTGACCATCACGCATCAGAACCGCGTGGCGTACGTCGGGGCGAAGGGAGGCAACGGCTGGCAGCTGCTGACCTACAGCGGGTACGTGGAAACCACCGATGGGCGGCACCTTGTGTACGTCTTCATGCAGCACGGCGCGGACCAGCCGTACACCATGCCGAACACCCGCCGGGCCTTCGCGTGGATCAACGCGGCGCTGAAAGTGATCCTGGATGGATCGGACGGATCGTCGGCCGTGCAGTGGCTCACCCTGCCCTGA
- a CDS encoding DHH family phosphoesterase, with the protein MTDTAPVHSDLQAVARALLDHTGPIVVLSHENPDGDALGSVLGLTRALRQLGREVIAPMHVPRFLTFVPRDGELSPALTEWPAGAMAAVLDVDNNDHARVAGADLSTFTGPVVNVDHHGTNQRRADALAVDPAQPAAATMIAELVDLLGAKWSEDLATPLMLGLITDTGSFRFDSVTPAAFQTASKLRSAGARLGWINDHLGQNPHTYYTLLREVLGTLQFMHEGRVVLVRVDGDMLDRTGSVWEDVENYVGMFRNVEGSQLAVMVKDFGDRVKISMRSRAGLSAQNIAVALGGGGHVPAAGASLNEPWAQVQPQLDAAIAAELARADQLSS; encoded by the coding sequence ATGACCGACACCGCACCTGTTCACAGCGACCTTCAGGCCGTGGCCCGGGCCCTGCTTGACCACACCGGCCCCATCGTGGTGCTGTCCCATGAGAACCCCGACGGCGACGCGCTCGGCAGCGTGCTGGGCCTGACCCGCGCGCTGCGTCAGCTGGGCCGCGAGGTCATCGCCCCGATGCACGTCCCCCGCTTCCTGACGTTCGTGCCGCGCGACGGTGAACTCAGCCCCGCCCTGACCGAATGGCCCGCCGGCGCCATGGCCGCCGTGCTGGACGTGGACAACAACGACCACGCCCGAGTGGCGGGCGCCGACCTGTCCACGTTCACCGGCCCGGTCGTGAACGTAGATCATCACGGCACGAACCAGCGCCGCGCCGACGCCCTGGCGGTCGACCCCGCCCAGCCGGCAGCCGCCACGATGATCGCCGAACTGGTCGACCTGCTGGGCGCCAAGTGGAGCGAGGACCTCGCCACGCCCCTGATGCTGGGCCTGATCACCGACACCGGGTCATTCCGGTTCGATTCCGTCACGCCCGCCGCGTTCCAGACCGCCTCGAAACTGCGCTCGGCCGGGGCGAGGCTGGGATGGATCAACGACCACCTCGGGCAGAACCCACACACGTACTACACGCTGCTGCGCGAGGTGCTGGGCACCCTGCAGTTCATGCACGAAGGGCGCGTGGTCCTGGTCCGCGTGGACGGTGACATGCTGGACCGCACCGGATCCGTCTGGGAGGACGTCGAGAATTACGTGGGCATGTTCCGGAACGTGGAAGGCTCGCAGCTGGCCGTGATGGTCAAGGACTTCGGGGACCGCGTGAAGATCTCCATGCGCTCCCGCGCAGGACTGAGCGCGCAGAACATCGCCGTGGCCCTGGGCGGCGGCGGTCACGTACCAGCGGCCGGCGCCAGCCTGAACGAGCCATGGGCACAGGTACAACCGCAACTGGACGCCGCCATCGCCGCCGAACTGGCGCGCGCCGACCAGCTCAGCTCCTGA